The following coding sequences lie in one Thermomicrobium sp. 4228-Ro genomic window:
- a CDS encoding NuoB/complex I 20 kDa subunit family protein, which translates to MGMSQTQSHPNIITTTADWVFSWARRSSLWWLQFGLACCAIEMISSAMPRFDLAERFGMLYRASPRQADLMIVAGTVTKKMAPVVRQLYDQMADPKWVISMGSCANVGGPFDTYAVVQGVDQVIPVDIYVPGCPPVPEALYYGVLELQNRIIRYERLKERYGLEAAEAYRQEQREAARAALGPRSEGAG; encoded by the coding sequence ATGGGTATGAGCCAGACGCAGAGCCACCCGAACATCATCACGACCACAGCCGATTGGGTCTTCAGCTGGGCACGACGCTCCAGTCTCTGGTGGCTCCAGTTCGGCCTCGCGTGCTGTGCGATCGAGATGATCAGCTCGGCGATGCCGCGCTTCGACCTGGCCGAACGCTTCGGCATGCTCTACCGCGCTTCGCCGCGCCAGGCCGATCTCATGATCGTGGCGGGGACCGTCACCAAGAAGATGGCCCCAGTCGTGCGCCAGCTCTACGACCAGATGGCTGACCCGAAGTGGGTCATCAGCATGGGCAGCTGCGCCAACGTCGGCGGACCGTTCGATACGTACGCTGTCGTCCAGGGTGTAGACCAGGTCATTCCGGTCGATATCTACGTGCCAGGCTGTCCGCCGGTTCCGGAAGCGCTCTATTACGGTGTCCTCGAGCTGCAGAACCGGATCATCCGGTACGAACGGTTGAAAGAGCGCTACGGGCTCGAGGCTGCCGAGGCTTACCGGCAGGAGCAACGCGAGGCTGCCCGCGCTGCGCTCGGACCGCGATCCGAGGGGGCAGGATGA
- a CDS encoding L,D-transpeptidase translates to MQSVWHFLRVGIGALVASLLVHWVVGLVSPAALAVSGGPDRVYFPETGHTLSYGFLEFWLWHGDVPIFGYPLSEEIDRNGVTVQYFERAVFEWHPEAPLDWRVQLRLLGIEASAGRSDRAFRPAVPITGSACRYFPETQHNLCHGFRAFWERYGGLRIFGYPISEELTEDGVTVQYFERARLEWHPERAGTAYEIQVSRLGAWVAERDGIETEALPAPADLPTYDPALFPAVPGLVRTPLPGAPVQAAKWIEVDLSDQVLRAWEYDRLVFATLVSTGLPQYPTPNGTYRIYTKLRYEHMRGGTPGIDSYDLPNVPHTMYFYLGYAIHGAYWHNNFGHPMSHGCVNLPLDAAAWLYDWTPVGTVVWIHP, encoded by the coding sequence GTGCAGAGCGTCTGGCATTTCCTCCGGGTTGGGATCGGAGCACTCGTTGCGAGCTTACTGGTTCATTGGGTTGTCGGGCTCGTGTCCCCAGCTGCGTTGGCTGTATCCGGTGGTCCAGACCGCGTCTACTTTCCGGAGACAGGGCACACACTCTCTTACGGGTTCCTCGAGTTCTGGTTGTGGCATGGTGACGTGCCGATCTTCGGTTATCCGCTCAGTGAGGAGATCGACCGAAACGGGGTGACGGTCCAGTACTTCGAGCGGGCCGTCTTCGAATGGCATCCAGAAGCTCCGCTCGACTGGCGAGTGCAGTTGCGGCTTCTCGGAATCGAGGCCAGCGCTGGTCGAAGTGATCGGGCCTTCCGACCGGCTGTCCCGATCACGGGTTCCGCGTGCCGCTATTTTCCGGAGACACAGCACAACCTCTGTCACGGATTCCGGGCCTTCTGGGAGCGATACGGCGGGCTGCGGATCTTCGGCTACCCGATCAGTGAGGAGCTGACCGAAGATGGTGTGACGGTCCAGTATTTCGAGCGTGCGCGTCTGGAGTGGCACCCTGAACGAGCGGGCACCGCCTACGAGATCCAGGTCAGCCGGTTGGGTGCGTGGGTCGCCGAACGCGACGGGATCGAGACGGAAGCACTGCCAGCACCGGCTGATCTGCCGACTTACGATCCTGCCCTATTCCCGGCCGTGCCCGGTCTGGTGCGCACACCACTCCCCGGTGCGCCGGTCCAGGCAGCGAAGTGGATCGAAGTCGATCTCAGCGACCAGGTTCTGCGGGCCTGGGAGTACGACCGACTCGTGTTCGCGACGCTGGTCTCGACTGGCCTTCCACAGTATCCCACGCCGAACGGTACGTATCGCATCTACACCAAGCTCCGCTACGAGCACATGCGCGGCGGAACGCCAGGAATCGACTCGTACGACTTACCGAATGTGCCGCATACGATGTACTTCTATCTCGGCTATGCCATCCACGGGGCGTACTGGCACAACAACTTTGGCCATCCGATGAGTCACGGGTGCGTCAACCTTCCCCTCGATGCGGCAGCCTGGCTCTACGACTGGACGCCGGTCGGTACCGTGGTTTGGATTCATCCCTAG
- a CDS encoding CDP-alcohol phosphatidyltransferase family protein, producing the protein MLSSLVADRVRSRVQQIGALVARTGLTPNQLTMLGLVLNAIAGLVLALGYLQVAGVLLLVAGAFDLLDGAVARATGNVTRFGGVLDSVLDRYSEAFVVGGLLFWIVRADLGVVPVVLCYWSIVGSLLVSYVRARAEGAGIPLTQGFFARPERIVVLAVGLLLARPVIVLWLLAIATNLTVLQRLWLVRHAARD; encoded by the coding sequence GTGCTCAGTTCGTTGGTTGCCGATCGCGTACGGAGCCGTGTGCAGCAGATCGGTGCGCTCGTCGCCCGGACCGGGCTAACACCCAACCAGCTCACGATGCTCGGTCTCGTGCTGAACGCCATCGCGGGACTCGTTCTCGCACTCGGCTACCTGCAAGTGGCCGGTGTTCTCCTGCTGGTGGCCGGAGCCTTCGATCTCCTCGACGGGGCAGTGGCCCGGGCAACCGGAAATGTCACCCGCTTCGGTGGAGTGTTGGATTCCGTACTCGATCGGTACAGCGAAGCGTTCGTCGTCGGTGGCCTCTTGTTCTGGATCGTCCGAGCCGATCTCGGAGTGGTTCCGGTCGTCCTCTGCTATTGGTCGATTGTTGGCTCGTTACTTGTCAGTTACGTCCGGGCGCGTGCCGAGGGGGCTGGAATCCCGCTGACGCAGGGCTTCTTTGCCCGCCCCGAGCGTATCGTCGTGCTCGCCGTGGGCTTGCTCCTCGCTCGTCCTGTCATCGTGCTCTGGCTCCTTGCGATCGCGACGAATCTCACGGTCCTGCAGCGCCTGTGGTTGGTGCGGCATGCCGCCCGGGATTGA
- a CDS encoding DUF3006 domain-containing protein, which produces MTGEYLIATVDRFEVDRDGQQLAVLVFDDGQQLVVPQSVVPWLRRGMVLRVRFERDVETEEARREAIQRLQEELFGDTER; this is translated from the coding sequence ATGACGGGGGAGTACCTGATCGCGACGGTGGATCGGTTCGAGGTCGACCGCGACGGGCAGCAACTCGCTGTGCTCGTCTTCGACGACGGGCAGCAACTCGTCGTCCCGCAGAGCGTGGTACCCTGGCTGCGGCGCGGCATGGTGCTGCGGGTCCGCTTCGAACGGGATGTAGAAACGGAAGAGGCGCGTCGGGAAGCCATCCAGCGCTTGCAGGAGGAACTCTTCGGGGACACCGAGCGATGA
- a CDS encoding NADH-quinone oxidoreductase subunit C → MSEPRSLPVAPETSPWDTTGYWGPTDPEQHPAVRLVRERFPDAFQEVVVFRDEVTLRVVRQALRDVVDFLRTHPELRYNHLTDITAVDMLYLRERPRFDVVVQLYSIPRRQRLRVKCGVDDGETVPSLVPIFAGANWLERECYDMFGIIFEGHPDLRRILLPEDWDEGHPLRKDYPLRGYRDYVQPGFESPAPRIRGTLRRPGP, encoded by the coding sequence ATGAGCGAGCCACGGTCACTCCCGGTTGCACCGGAAACGAGCCCGTGGGACACGACCGGCTACTGGGGGCCGACCGATCCGGAACAACACCCAGCCGTCCGGCTCGTCCGGGAGCGCTTTCCGGACGCGTTCCAGGAAGTGGTCGTCTTCCGCGACGAGGTGACGCTCCGCGTCGTTCGCCAGGCGTTGCGCGACGTCGTCGACTTCCTGCGGACTCACCCGGAACTCCGCTACAACCACCTGACCGACATCACAGCAGTCGATATGTTGTATCTCCGCGAACGTCCGCGTTTCGACGTCGTCGTGCAGCTGTACTCGATCCCGCGTCGACAGCGGCTCCGGGTCAAATGCGGCGTCGACGACGGGGAGACAGTCCCGTCGCTCGTCCCGATCTTCGCTGGCGCGAACTGGCTCGAGCGCGAGTGTTACGACATGTTCGGCATCATCTTCGAGGGGCACCCGGACCTCCGGCGGATCCTCCTGCCGGAGGATTGGGACGAGGGGCACCCCTTGCGCAAGGACTATCCGTTACGCGGTTACCGCGACTACGTCCAGCCAGGTTTCGAATCGCCTGCCCCGCGAATCCGCGGTACGTTGCGGAGGCCAGGACCATGA
- a CDS encoding NADH-quinone oxidoreductase subunit A, with product MSLVDYAVIGLLVITSTLMGTVLILLGHFVRPRKPNPAKLQPYESGVPDVNPPRGRFTPRFYLVALLFVVFDVEAIFLYPWAVAFDALALYGYVQAALFVGILLIGLLYEWRKGALEWV from the coding sequence ATGTCGCTCGTCGATTACGCGGTGATCGGACTACTCGTGATCACCAGCACCTTGATGGGGACGGTCCTCATCCTGCTCGGGCATTTCGTCCGACCGCGTAAGCCGAATCCAGCCAAGCTCCAGCCTTACGAGTCGGGTGTACCGGATGTCAACCCACCACGCGGCCGGTTCACACCGCGCTTCTATCTCGTCGCGCTCCTGTTCGTTGTTTTCGACGTCGAAGCGATCTTCCTCTATCCCTGGGCTGTCGCGTTCGACGCGTTGGCACTCTACGGCTACGTGCAGGCTGCGCTCTTCGTCGGCATCTTGCTCATCGGGCTCCTCTACGAGTGGCGGAAAGGAGCCCTGGAATGGGTATGA
- the nuoD gene encoding NADH dehydrogenase (quinone) subunit D, protein MIDFSQPTPVILSEVRQITPTRRELVLNMGPQHPSTHGVLRVRLTLEGETVIACDPVIGYLHRGVEKLGESHRYAQFVPWTDRTDYVAAPSNNLGYVLAVEKLCGIQAPERAQYWRMIMAELTRIASHLVWLGTHALDIGALSVSLYTFRDRELILDIFEKFCGARLTTNMMEIGGFSREIPPDLPEMVRDFCRYFPKAIRQYEDLLTENPIWLARTKGVGVIEPEVAINYGLTGACLRGSGVNYDVRKAMPYLLYDRVEFEVPLGTHGDVYDRYLVRIEEMRQSIRIIEQCLDQVPTDGPLMAHESRYVIPPHKNVMTTAEDMQRHFIWVIKGFSPPKGEVYHAVEHSKGELGYYIVSDGSPIPYRLRIRSPDFVNLQSLPYMAQGAMLADIVALIGTIDIVLGSVDR, encoded by the coding sequence ATGATCGACTTCTCGCAGCCGACACCGGTCATTCTCAGCGAGGTACGGCAGATCACGCCGACCCGCCGGGAACTCGTCCTCAACATGGGGCCACAGCATCCGAGTACGCACGGCGTGCTCCGGGTACGGTTGACACTGGAAGGCGAGACGGTCATCGCCTGCGACCCGGTGATCGGCTATCTCCATCGCGGTGTGGAAAAGCTCGGCGAGTCGCACCGGTACGCCCAGTTCGTCCCCTGGACGGACCGCACCGACTACGTGGCGGCACCGTCGAACAATCTCGGATACGTCCTGGCTGTCGAGAAGTTGTGCGGCATCCAGGCGCCTGAACGTGCCCAGTACTGGCGGATGATCATGGCCGAGCTGACACGGATCGCCTCGCACCTCGTCTGGCTCGGCACGCATGCGCTCGACATCGGCGCGCTCTCCGTCTCGCTCTATACCTTCCGCGACCGCGAACTGATCCTCGATATCTTCGAGAAGTTCTGCGGCGCACGGTTGACGACGAACATGATGGAGATCGGAGGATTCTCGCGCGAGATCCCACCTGATCTCCCGGAAATGGTGCGTGATTTTTGTCGCTACTTCCCGAAGGCGATCCGCCAGTACGAGGATCTCCTCACCGAGAACCCGATCTGGCTCGCCCGTACCAAGGGCGTCGGGGTGATCGAACCGGAGGTCGCGATCAATTACGGTCTGACCGGGGCTTGCCTGCGCGGCTCCGGTGTCAACTACGACGTGCGCAAGGCGATGCCGTACTTGCTCTACGACCGCGTCGAGTTCGAGGTGCCGCTCGGCACGCACGGTGACGTGTATGACCGCTATCTCGTGCGGATCGAAGAAATGCGGCAATCGATCCGCATCATCGAACAGTGTCTCGACCAGGTACCGACTGACGGGCCGCTCATGGCCCACGAGTCGCGGTACGTCATCCCGCCGCACAAGAACGTGATGACGACTGCCGAAGACATGCAACGGCATTTCATCTGGGTCATCAAAGGGTTCAGCCCGCCCAAGGGGGAGGTGTACCACGCAGTCGAGCACTCCAAGGGCGAGCTGGGGTACTACATCGTCAGCGACGGAAGCCCGATCCCGTATCGCTTACGCATCCGGTCCCCGGACTTCGTCAACCTTCAGTCGCTCCCGTACATGGCACAGGGCGCGATGCTTGCCGATATCGTCGCCCTCATCGGGACGATCGATATCGTGCTCGGGTCGGTCGATCGATAG
- a CDS encoding glycosyltransferase family 4 protein — MRILFVSPFDFSYPGGVNEHILHLDAEYRKLGHQTRILAPRSPGEAESDDGHLIKLGVAVPVPTNGSTARITLSPFVSGKVRELLQRERFDIVHLHEPLAPMLPQLALLHSRSINVGTFHAARSRNWGYLSAKPLLGLLFAKLHGRIAVSPAALESIARYFPGYYELIPNGIDTERFRPDVPPVQQFGRPTVLFVGRFNESRKGLRYLLEALVLVRREFPDVLLLVVGPGDPERFQRIIERGELQDNVRFVGAVPDDVLPSYYTACDVFCAPATGAESFGIVLLEAMASGRPVIASDIRGFRFVLRHGVEGLLVERKNPDALAVALVHLLADAALRERLGKAGRFRAQQFSWPVIAQRTLAYYERLLRGVREAETALPLDWWSSLRVALRAWSRRV, encoded by the coding sequence GTGCGTATTCTCTTCGTCTCGCCGTTCGATTTCAGCTATCCGGGTGGCGTCAACGAGCACATTCTGCACCTCGATGCGGAGTACCGCAAGCTGGGTCATCAGACACGTATCCTCGCACCACGCTCTCCAGGCGAAGCGGAAAGCGATGACGGCCATCTCATCAAGCTCGGTGTGGCAGTGCCGGTTCCCACCAACGGTTCGACCGCTCGTATCACGCTGTCTCCCTTTGTGTCCGGGAAGGTGCGCGAACTCCTCCAGCGTGAGCGGTTCGATATCGTGCACCTGCACGAGCCGCTCGCGCCGATGCTGCCGCAGCTGGCATTGCTCCATTCTCGTTCGATCAACGTGGGGACGTTCCACGCGGCGCGTTCCCGCAACTGGGGATACCTTTCGGCAAAGCCGCTGCTGGGACTTCTGTTCGCGAAGCTGCATGGGCGAATCGCTGTGTCACCGGCAGCACTCGAGTCGATCGCCAGGTATTTCCCGGGTTACTACGAGTTGATCCCGAACGGAATCGATACGGAACGCTTCCGACCGGATGTTCCACCGGTGCAGCAGTTCGGCCGGCCGACGGTGTTATTCGTTGGACGCTTCAACGAGTCGCGCAAAGGGTTGCGCTACCTCTTGGAAGCGCTGGTACTCGTTCGGCGAGAGTTCCCGGACGTGCTCCTTCTCGTGGTCGGGCCAGGTGATCCTGAGCGGTTTCAGCGGATCATCGAACGAGGTGAGTTGCAGGACAACGTGAGGTTCGTCGGAGCGGTTCCCGATGACGTGCTGCCATCCTATTACACGGCCTGCGATGTCTTCTGCGCACCGGCGACTGGCGCGGAGAGCTTCGGTATCGTCTTGCTGGAGGCGATGGCGAGCGGCCGGCCAGTCATCGCCAGCGATATCAGAGGGTTCCGTTTCGTACTGCGGCACGGGGTGGAAGGCTTGCTCGTCGAACGCAAGAATCCGGACGCGCTGGCAGTTGCACTCGTCCATCTTTTGGCTGACGCGGCTCTGCGCGAACGCTTGGGGAAAGCCGGCCGGTTCCGCGCCCAGCAGTTTTCCTGGCCTGTCATCGCGCAACGCACGCTGGCATATTACGAGCGGCTGCTGCGTGGGGTGCGCGAGGCGGAGACGGCATTGCCGCTCGATTGGTGGAGTTCGCTTCGTGTCGCGCTCCGCGCCTGGTCGAGGAGGGTCTGA
- a CDS encoding transglycosylase domain-containing protein has protein sequence MANRRNGRRNSNGQRNGRTAPAAPVVLARRRRARRRQPITALLARLTAIVALTLLLLTFVGVSVVAAAGYLGWSALTADLPSPDRFEAVDFQTTKIYDRNWVLLAEVSDPTTGWRTAISYEELMDHIEQQQNDPTKPHRAWIIDATIAAEDETFWTNPGVEPRAILRSLIFNLSGEPTSGASTITQQLVRMLYPETIGTERTYRRKIREAIMAVRFTQRYSKQEILMMYLNNVYYGNRAYGIDAAAQAYFNKFAWELTLAEASMLAGLPQAPSVYDPTKNFELAKQRQRYVLDRMVELSMITKEEADAAFAEPLYPQSREGRYNLAPHFVNFVIDYLEQKYGPAAVYRGGLMVRTTLDLAAQQAAEEIVKRRVEQLAPYHVNNGALVAMLPWSGEIIAMVGSADFYNDAIDGQYNVATAERQPGSAIKPVTYLTAFEKAGWYPGTIVFDYAKVWNIPGFGRYEPKNATGQHFGAITVREALANSLNIPALQAIDVVGVPAMIDMAHRLGIKTGFWRDPSFYGLSITLGGGEVSLLELTNAYTTIANNGKYVPYNPILEIIAPGNNRIYQLDRVNVLQQAPQVVRAEYAYLITNILSDNRARALIFGLNNPLVLPELGNRPVAAKTGTSEDARDLWTVGYTTDVVVGVWVGNTDNSPTRGLDGISSAALIWHDFMVKVHQDENLARTLLGPDGQPLPIEFSRPPGVVEVQVCAATGKRPIPGARTVTELSVQDGPPRLRCNQASEYELRELRAALATPRGMTARGWSSLQAYAAMVGVTPRIQIERPTPTPATGTEPTPNQGTPTTAPQPTQPAPSPAPAQSGNSSGGPLLPGEIPPQETP, from the coding sequence ATGGCGAACCGACGCAACGGACGACGGAACAGCAACGGACAGAGGAACGGCCGAACGGCACCGGCCGCACCCGTCGTACTCGCCCGTCGCCGACGCGCGCGCCGGCGGCAACCGATCACCGCTCTCCTCGCTCGCCTCACTGCCATCGTTGCGCTGACCCTCCTCCTGCTCACTTTCGTCGGGGTAAGTGTCGTCGCTGCCGCCGGCTACCTCGGTTGGTCGGCCTTGACGGCGGACTTACCTTCTCCGGATCGGTTCGAGGCAGTCGACTTCCAGACGACGAAAATCTATGACCGCAACTGGGTCCTCCTCGCCGAGGTGAGCGACCCGACGACCGGCTGGCGCACGGCGATCAGCTATGAAGAGCTGATGGACCACATCGAACAGCAACAGAACGATCCCACCAAGCCGCACCGTGCGTGGATCATCGACGCGACGATCGCGGCCGAAGACGAGACCTTCTGGACGAATCCGGGTGTGGAGCCACGAGCCATTCTCCGCAGCTTGATCTTCAACCTCAGTGGTGAGCCGACGAGCGGTGCCTCGACGATCACCCAGCAACTCGTCCGCATGCTCTATCCTGAGACGATCGGGACCGAACGCACCTATCGCCGCAAGATCCGCGAAGCCATCATGGCAGTGCGCTTCACCCAGCGCTATTCCAAGCAAGAAATCCTGATGATGTACTTGAACAACGTCTACTACGGGAACCGTGCCTATGGGATCGATGCCGCAGCACAGGCCTACTTCAACAAGTTCGCATGGGAACTGACGCTCGCCGAAGCCTCGATGCTCGCTGGTTTGCCCCAAGCACCGAGTGTCTACGATCCGACCAAGAACTTCGAACTCGCCAAGCAACGACAGCGCTACGTTCTCGACCGTATGGTCGAACTGAGCATGATCACCAAGGAGGAGGCGGACGCGGCGTTCGCCGAGCCGCTCTACCCGCAATCGCGCGAAGGACGCTACAATCTGGCGCCGCACTTCGTCAACTTCGTGATCGACTACCTCGAGCAGAAGTACGGCCCGGCTGCCGTTTACCGCGGCGGGCTGATGGTCCGGACGACACTCGATCTCGCAGCGCAACAGGCAGCGGAGGAGATCGTCAAGCGCCGCGTCGAGCAACTCGCCCCGTATCACGTCAACAACGGTGCGCTCGTCGCGATGCTGCCCTGGAGCGGTGAGATCATCGCGATGGTCGGGAGCGCTGACTTTTACAACGACGCGATCGACGGCCAGTACAACGTGGCGACCGCCGAGCGACAACCCGGTTCGGCGATCAAGCCGGTGACCTACTTGACGGCCTTCGAAAAGGCTGGCTGGTACCCGGGCACCATCGTCTTCGACTACGCCAAAGTCTGGAACATCCCGGGCTTCGGTCGCTACGAACCGAAAAATGCGACCGGGCAGCACTTCGGTGCGATCACGGTCCGTGAGGCACTCGCCAACTCGTTGAACATCCCGGCATTGCAAGCGATCGACGTCGTCGGTGTGCCAGCCATGATCGATATGGCGCACCGGCTCGGGATCAAGACCGGGTTCTGGCGCGACCCGAGTTTCTACGGGCTGTCGATCACACTCGGTGGCGGCGAAGTCTCGCTGCTCGAGCTGACCAATGCGTACACCACCATCGCCAACAACGGCAAGTACGTGCCCTACAACCCCATCCTGGAGATCATCGCACCCGGCAACAATCGGATCTACCAGCTCGATCGGGTGAACGTCCTACAACAGGCACCGCAGGTGGTGCGAGCTGAGTACGCTTACCTCATCACGAACATCCTCTCGGACAACCGAGCACGCGCCCTGATCTTCGGCCTCAACAATCCACTCGTGTTGCCCGAACTCGGCAACCGCCCGGTCGCAGCGAAGACCGGAACCTCGGAAGACGCACGCGATCTCTGGACCGTCGGCTACACGACCGACGTCGTCGTCGGCGTGTGGGTCGGTAACACCGACAACAGTCCGACGCGTGGACTCGACGGGATTTCCAGCGCAGCACTGATCTGGCACGACTTCATGGTCAAGGTACACCAGGACGAAAACCTGGCGCGCACGTTGCTCGGCCCCGATGGCCAACCGCTTCCGATCGAGTTCTCTCGCCCACCGGGAGTCGTCGAGGTCCAGGTTTGCGCAGCCACCGGCAAGCGACCGATCCCCGGTGCCCGCACCGTCACCGAACTCAGCGTGCAGGATGGCCCACCGCGCCTCCGGTGCAATCAGGCTTCGGAGTACGAACTGCGCGAACTCCGGGCGGCACTCGCGACTCCGCGGGGTATGACGGCACGTGGGTGGAGTTCCCTCCAAGCGTACGCGGCGATGGTCGGTGTCACGCCGCGCATCCAGATCGAGCGGCCGACCCCAACACCCGCTACGGGAACCGAGCCGACACCGAACCAAGGGACACCTACCACAGCACCGCAGCCCACACAACCGGCACCGAGCCCAGCACCAGCACAATCTGGGAACTCGTCCGGCGGGCCGCTCCTACCCGGAGAAATACCGCCGCAGGAAACCCCCTGA
- a CDS encoding LysM peptidoglycan-binding domain-containing protein — protein sequence MRKGLSILLFVTLVLGVGCLPFGRATPAVTPTVVPTPTPFPVLPIVTPTPPPPALQIPTPTPALSGASNSSNGNTYVVQPGDTLYSIAVRFGVSLDALIEANGIQDPNDLQAGQVLVIPR from the coding sequence ATGAGAAAAGGCCTCAGCATCCTCCTTTTCGTGACACTCGTGCTCGGTGTCGGTTGCCTACCGTTCGGGAGGGCGACGCCGGCGGTCACGCCAACGGTGGTGCCGACACCGACGCCGTTTCCTGTCCTCCCCATCGTCACGCCGACCCCTCCGCCGCCTGCGCTCCAGATCCCGACGCCGACGCCAGCTCTCTCTGGGGCGAGCAACTCGAGCAACGGAAACACCTATGTCGTCCAGCCGGGCGATACCTTGTACAGTATCGCGGTCCGCTTCGGGGTGTCGCTCGACGCGCTGATCGAGGCGAACGGCATCCAGGATCCAAACGACTTACAGGCTGGACAAGTGCTGGTCATCCCACGCTGA
- a CDS encoding ComEC/Rec2 family competence protein: MRRLLRSLLLLLVLPLVACSLRGNESESVGTGVTVAVLDVGQALAVGIVTADGRALLYDAGNSREDAETVILPFFRSYGIEQLDYLVLSHPDQDHVGGMPAVIAGIAVASFVDPVLPTTNRTYLETLRLVRERGIRAMRAERGRILQLGEQVSVRILWPERPFLVDTAGEASDNDNSVVLLVEHGGVHFLLPGDLEERGEEALLEQEGADGLHAQILVVGHHGSRTSSSEPFLRAVRPAVAIISAGRDNPYGHPHPEVLQRLRAVGADVYRTDREGTVLVHSDGRRWTVEIERELER; the protein is encoded by the coding sequence ATGCGACGTTTGCTTCGCTCGCTCCTGCTGCTCCTCGTTCTGCCACTCGTCGCCTGTTCCCTCCGTGGAAACGAGTCCGAATCCGTAGGTACCGGCGTCACGGTCGCTGTCCTCGATGTCGGACAGGCCCTAGCGGTAGGAATCGTCACAGCGGATGGCCGGGCGCTCCTCTACGATGCCGGGAACAGTCGCGAGGACGCTGAGACGGTCATCCTCCCCTTCTTCCGGTCGTACGGGATCGAGCAGCTCGATTACCTCGTCCTCAGTCATCCTGACCAGGATCATGTCGGTGGCATGCCGGCCGTCATCGCCGGAATCGCTGTCGCCAGCTTCGTCGACCCCGTGTTGCCCACCACGAATCGCACCTATCTGGAGACGCTTCGGCTCGTCCGAGAGCGCGGAATCCGCGCGATGCGTGCCGAGCGCGGTCGGATACTGCAGTTGGGCGAGCAGGTCAGCGTCCGCATCCTGTGGCCCGAGCGACCGTTTCTCGTCGATACCGCTGGAGAAGCGAGCGACAATGACAACAGTGTCGTCTTGCTCGTCGAGCACGGAGGCGTGCACTTCTTGCTTCCCGGGGACCTGGAGGAACGTGGAGAAGAGGCGCTTCTCGAACAGGAGGGTGCGGACGGACTGCACGCTCAGATTCTGGTCGTCGGGCACCATGGTAGTCGTACGTCATCGAGCGAGCCGTTCCTCCGTGCGGTACGGCCGGCGGTCGCCATCATCTCGGCTGGGCGCGATAATCCGTACGGTCATCCGCATCCGGAGGTGTTGCAACGGTTGCGTGCGGTCGGAGCCGACGTCTATCGCACCGATCGCGAGGGTACGGTGCTGGTGCACTCCGACGGCAGACGTTGGACCGTTGAGATCGAGCGGGAACTGGAGCGATGA
- a CDS encoding PRC-barrel domain-containing protein, which yields MELRAVRGRPVITVDNGERLGEIQDVFIDPQHRRVAILRIRRTSGDTNDVTFEDVHSIGADAVMLPSREVLRLAGDHSQALLDIDEFVRLRVVTEQGEARGTVDDAAFDPISGALTALVVSPAGIGGLLGRRQSVPIDQVRTIGRDVVVLIVPPPEAAEQEASSGDRGSAASAEAQ from the coding sequence ATGGAATTGCGAGCGGTGCGTGGGAGGCCGGTGATCACGGTCGACAATGGCGAGCGACTCGGCGAGATCCAGGACGTTTTTATCGATCCTCAGCACCGGCGAGTCGCCATTCTCCGTATCCGTCGAACGAGCGGAGACACCAACGATGTGACGTTCGAGGATGTCCACAGTATCGGTGCTGACGCAGTCATGCTGCCATCTCGTGAGGTTCTGCGCCTGGCGGGTGACCACAGTCAGGCGCTCCTGGACATCGACGAGTTCGTGCGGCTGCGTGTCGTCACTGAGCAGGGCGAGGCGCGTGGGACGGTGGACGACGCTGCGTTCGATCCCATCAGTGGCGCGCTGACCGCTTTGGTCGTCTCTCCGGCCGGTATCGGCGGATTGCTCGGCCGTCGTCAGTCGGTGCCGATCGATCAGGTGCGCACGATCGGGCGCGATGTTGTCGTGCTGATCGTGCCGCCACCGGAAGCGGCGGAGCAAGAGGCGAGCAGCGGAGACCGGGGATCGGCTGCTTCAGCCGAGGCCCAATGA